A part of Marinobacter psychrophilus genomic DNA contains:
- the hrpB gene encoding ATP-dependent helicase HrpB gives MLPIEHILPQLKQTLETNTTALLQAPPGAGKTTRVPLALLDAPWRQGRRILMLEPRRLAARSAARYMAGQMGEQAGQTVGYRTRLDTRVSAATVIEVVTEGILTHLIQSDPLLEDYAAVLFDEFHERSLQVDLGLALVRESQQVLREDLRVLVMSATLDTAPIARLLGDVPVLSSEGRAFPVEVLYRPAASAQRQPRVVDQVTAVVLEALAQQPGSVLVFLPGAGEIRRVAQALAGQVASDVVVAPLFGNLQAAEQDRAIAPATEGSRKVVLATAIAETSLTIEGVRVVVDSGQQRRAVFDPGSGMTRLVTGRVSKASAEQRKGRAGRTQPGVCYRLWSESEQYGLADFTPPEIREADLAPLVLELAQWGARSPDQLQWVEPPPAAHWQQAVELLQLLDMLGEDCAITSHGKAARALGVHPRLAHMVLLGRSLGQGFLASELAALLEDRDLLGPGAGADMHQRVRVLRGERGHARVDPARIQAVRKQARRLEPATPSASHASAPASTATEVGRLLALAYPDRIARRRPGDAPRYQLSNGKGALLRDDDALARYDWLVAADLDGKAREAQIYLAAPVDLASLESDLAAHIQQRDEAEWDDRRGTVVARQVRRLGALLLAEKPLAKPPAELMQQGLLAAVRRKGLDSLPWTSGARQWQARVGLLARHFPEDWPDVSDTALMNSLEDWLAPYLMGLSRWAELQKLNVHGVLNGLLDYAPQQRLNELAPTALTIPTGSLVTLDYTAENGPVLAAKLQALFGWTRTPTVAGGQVPVLIHLLSPAQRPLAVTADLASFWANVYPQVRKDTRGRYPKHPWPEDPLTAVAQQGVKRKS, from the coding sequence GTGCTCCCAATAGAACACATCCTCCCCCAACTCAAACAAACCCTGGAAACCAACACCACTGCCTTGCTGCAGGCGCCGCCGGGCGCTGGCAAAACCACCCGCGTGCCGCTGGCATTGTTGGATGCACCCTGGCGTCAGGGGAGGCGGATTTTGATGTTGGAGCCGCGGCGACTGGCGGCTCGTTCGGCGGCGCGGTATATGGCCGGGCAGATGGGGGAGCAAGCCGGGCAGACGGTGGGTTACCGTACGCGTCTGGATACCCGGGTGTCGGCGGCTACCGTGATTGAAGTGGTGACCGAAGGCATTCTTACCCATTTGATTCAGAGCGATCCGCTGTTAGAAGACTATGCCGCGGTATTGTTTGACGAGTTTCACGAGCGTTCGTTACAGGTGGATCTAGGGCTGGCTTTGGTGCGGGAATCGCAGCAAGTGCTGCGAGAAGATTTACGGGTGCTGGTGATGTCAGCCACGTTGGATACGGCGCCCATTGCCCGATTGCTGGGCGACGTGCCGGTTCTTAGCAGCGAGGGCCGGGCGTTTCCGGTGGAAGTTTTGTATCGGCCTGCTGCGTCTGCGCAACGTCAGCCGCGGGTGGTAGACCAGGTAACGGCGGTGGTGCTTGAGGCCTTGGCTCAGCAGCCGGGTTCGGTGTTGGTGTTTTTGCCTGGCGCCGGTGAAATCCGGAGAGTGGCGCAAGCACTGGCGGGGCAGGTAGCGTCGGATGTGGTGGTTGCACCATTGTTTGGCAATTTGCAGGCAGCGGAACAGGATCGTGCGATTGCTCCGGCAACTGAGGGCTCTCGCAAGGTGGTGCTGGCCACAGCGATTGCCGAGACCAGTTTGACCATTGAAGGCGTGCGGGTGGTGGTTGATAGCGGCCAGCAGCGGCGGGCGGTATTTGACCCCGGAAGCGGCATGACGCGGCTAGTGACGGGCCGGGTATCCAAAGCGTCGGCAGAGCAGCGCAAAGGCCGCGCCGGGCGAACCCAACCCGGGGTTTGCTATCGCCTGTGGAGCGAGTCTGAGCAGTATGGTCTGGCAGACTTTACCCCACCGGAGATTCGTGAAGCAGACCTGGCGCCGCTGGTTTTGGAGCTGGCCCAGTGGGGCGCGCGGTCGCCCGATCAGCTGCAGTGGGTTGAGCCGCCGCCTGCGGCGCATTGGCAGCAGGCGGTGGAGTTGCTGCAATTGTTGGATATGCTGGGTGAAGACTGCGCTATTACTAGCCACGGTAAGGCAGCGCGAGCACTGGGCGTTCACCCGCGGTTGGCGCACATGGTATTGCTGGGCCGTTCATTGGGGCAAGGCTTCTTGGCGTCAGAGTTAGCGGCACTGCTGGAAGACCGGGATCTGCTGGGGCCGGGTGCTGGCGCCGACATGCACCAGCGCGTGCGGGTACTTCGTGGTGAGCGTGGCCACGCACGGGTTGACCCAGCGCGAATTCAGGCAGTGCGAAAGCAGGCCAGGCGCTTGGAACCCGCAACGCCTTCGGCCAGTCATGCTTCTGCGCCGGCGTCTACTGCGACAGAGGTAGGGCGTTTGCTGGCGCTGGCCTATCCGGACCGTATAGCCCGCCGCCGGCCCGGTGATGCCCCCCGTTACCAGCTTAGTAATGGAAAGGGTGCGCTGCTGCGCGACGACGATGCCCTGGCCCGTTACGACTGGTTGGTGGCGGCGGATCTGGACGGTAAGGCTCGCGAAGCGCAAATTTACCTGGCGGCGCCGGTGGATTTGGCGAGTCTGGAAAGTGACCTTGCCGCGCACATTCAGCAACGTGACGAAGCCGAATGGGATGATCGGCGCGGCACCGTGGTTGCGCGCCAGGTACGCCGCTTGGGTGCCTTGCTGCTGGCCGAAAAACCGCTGGCCAAACCGCCTGCAGAACTGATGCAACAGGGCTTGCTGGCCGCGGTGCGGCGCAAAGGGCTGGACAGCTTGCCGTGGACCTCCGGCGCCCGGCAGTGGCAGGCGCGGGTCGGGCTGCTGGCACGGCATTTCCCAGAAGACTGGCCGGATGTCAGTGACACAGCGCTGATGAATTCGCTAGAGGATTGGCTGGCGCCCTACCTGATGGGCCTGAGCCGTTGGGCTGAACTGCAAAAGCTGAATGTGCATGGCGTGCTGAACGGCTTGCTGGATTACGCCCCGCAGCAACGCCTGAACGAGTTGGCGCCGACCGCGCTGACAATTCCAACCGGTAGTTTGGTGACGCTTGATTACACCGCGGAAAACGGCCCTGTGTTGGCGGCCAAGCTGCAGGCGCTGTTTGGCTGGACGCGAACGCCCACCGTCGCCGGTGGTCAGGTGCCTGTGTTAATACATCTATTATCGCCGGCTCAGCGGCCGCTGGCGGTCACCGCGGATCTGGCCAGCTTCTGGGCCAACGTGTATCCACAGGTGCGCAAAGACACTCGTGGGCGCTATCCCAAACATCCGTGGCCGGAAGATCCGCTGACCGCGGTGGCTCAGCAGGGCGTGAAGCGTAAATCCTAG
- a CDS encoding ATP-grasp domain-containing protein: protein MHCVSFDIFRTLGFPNTTVLKPDQFLRHKELLRDADWVLFPEYWQLNALVHGLKCRVFPSVASYRIGHDKVEMTRAFQAVAPEHTPWTLITANGPEEREQIWQDMALPFVAKLPKASMGEGVWLIENRADWQRYCDRTDVLYAQQYLPLERDARVVVVGDKVVTAYWRTQADQGFYNNVARGGRIDCSPVPAVVTDLALRLARELGVNHAGFDIALVEGYPFVLEFNRLFGNQGLGQGTDLQDAILAYLRQCNEPHNPEEPMMPDPVWPVAV from the coding sequence ATGCACTGTGTCTCGTTTGATATTTTCCGCACCCTTGGTTTTCCCAATACGACCGTACTCAAGCCGGATCAGTTTTTGCGCCATAAAGAATTGCTGCGCGACGCTGACTGGGTGCTGTTTCCGGAGTATTGGCAGTTGAACGCTCTGGTACATGGCCTGAAATGTCGGGTGTTTCCCAGTGTTGCCAGCTACCGCATTGGCCACGACAAGGTGGAAATGACTCGGGCGTTTCAGGCTGTCGCACCTGAGCACACGCCCTGGACGTTGATTACCGCAAACGGCCCCGAGGAGCGCGAACAGATATGGCAGGACATGGCTCTGCCTTTTGTCGCCAAGCTGCCAAAAGCGAGTATGGGCGAAGGTGTGTGGCTGATTGAAAACCGTGCCGATTGGCAGCGCTACTGCGATCGTACTGACGTGCTCTATGCCCAGCAATATCTTCCCCTGGAGCGAGACGCGCGGGTGGTAGTGGTGGGCGACAAAGTCGTCACCGCCTATTGGCGCACTCAGGCGGACCAGGGCTTTTACAATAACGTGGCTCGCGGCGGGCGTATCGATTGCAGCCCGGTGCCGGCGGTCGTGACCGATTTGGCCCTGCGATTGGCGCGGGAGCTGGGGGTAAACCACGCCGGGTTTGATATTGCGCTGGTGGAAGGCTACCCCTTTGTACTGGAATTCAACCGCCTGTTTGGCAATCAGGGTTTAGGCCAGGGCACTGATTTGCAAGATGCGATATTGGCGTACCTGCGCCAGTGCAACGAACCCCATAACCCGGAAGAGCCGATGATGCCTGATCCGGTATGGCCAGTGGCGGTTTAA
- a CDS encoding type III PLP-dependent enzyme — MTDLANARITDYYTESTFNRIRQFAEGKETPFVVIDTATIDYHYNELVEGFPYAQVYYAVKANPAPQVLTLLRDKGASFDIASVYELEKVMALGVTGDRISFGNTIKKAKDVRTFYEKGVRMFATDSEADLRNIAKAAPGSKIYVRILTEGTQTADWPLSRKFGCQQDMAMDLLILARDLGLVPYGVSFHVGSQQREIGAWDSALAKVKVIFERMKEEDGIELKMINMGGGFPANYVTRTNELKVYAEEINRFLHEDFGDELPEIIIEPGRSLISNAGVLVSEVVLISRKSRTAMHRWVYTDVGKFSGLIETLDEAIKFPIWTDKVGEGEDCVIAGPTCDSADIMYEDHKYPLPLNLAIGDRMYWFSTGAYTTTYSAVEFNGFPPLKDYYI; from the coding sequence ATGACCGATTTAGCCAACGCCCGTATTACCGACTATTACACCGAAAGCACGTTCAATCGTATTCGGCAGTTCGCCGAAGGCAAAGAAACGCCATTTGTGGTGATTGATACCGCCACTATCGATTATCACTATAACGAATTGGTTGAGGGCTTCCCTTACGCACAGGTCTATTACGCGGTGAAAGCCAATCCGGCCCCGCAGGTTCTGACTCTGCTGCGTGACAAGGGTGCCAGCTTTGACATCGCTTCGGTGTACGAGCTGGAAAAGGTAATGGCGTTGGGTGTGACCGGCGACCGTATAAGCTTTGGCAACACTATTAAAAAAGCCAAAGATGTACGCACATTTTACGAGAAAGGCGTTCGCATGTTTGCCACCGATTCGGAAGCAGATCTGCGCAATATTGCCAAGGCTGCGCCGGGCTCGAAAATCTACGTGCGGATTCTGACGGAAGGCACGCAAACCGCCGATTGGCCGCTGTCGCGCAAGTTTGGTTGCCAACAGGACATGGCGATGGATCTTCTGATTCTGGCCCGTGACCTGGGCTTAGTGCCTTACGGTGTGTCGTTTCACGTAGGTTCGCAGCAGCGTGAAATCGGCGCCTGGGATTCCGCGCTGGCTAAAGTGAAAGTGATTTTCGAGCGCATGAAAGAAGAAGATGGCATTGAACTGAAAATGATCAATATGGGCGGTGGCTTTCCGGCTAATTACGTTACTCGCACCAACGAATTGAAGGTGTATGCCGAAGAAATTAACCGTTTTTTGCACGAAGACTTTGGTGACGAGCTGCCGGAAATCATTATTGAACCGGGCCGCTCGCTGATTTCAAACGCCGGTGTGCTGGTAAGCGAGGTGGTGTTGATTTCCCGTAAATCCCGCACTGCTATGCACCGCTGGGTTTATACCGACGTGGGCAAATTTTCCGGGTTGATCGAAACCCTGGACGAAGCGATCAAGTTTCCGATCTGGACCGACAAAGTCGGTGAAGGCGAGGACTGCGTGATTGCCGGGCCAACCTGCGACAGTGCCGACATCATGTATGAAGACCACAAGTACCCGTTGCCGCTGAATCTGGCGATTGGTGACCGTATGTACTGGTTCTCGACCGGCGCTTACACCACCACCTACAGCGCGGTGGAATTCAACGGCTTCCCGCCACTGAAAGATTACTATATTTAG
- a CDS encoding MFS transporter, which yields MKTNSIPAAAEHSSTLPPPAVTLLPVAVLLWLAGAYLRIPILVAPPLAPYIADELALSQTLTGALTTLPILMLAIGAMPGSLAISRIGPRNTLALAILIMTIGSAARGIAPDTTLLMVAGVVMGLGIAMMQPALPALLPRWLAPHHMAMGAAIYMNGMLMGEFIGAGITLPVVMPLLGESWRATLIAWSLPALLVAAALFLPKRDLARPTRKVAWLPDWNNPLTLRIGLLLGVSSSLFFGFNAYMSNLLEQRGELDQLTDALFWFNFAQVVASLLMLKMARFWVGRKSPLIIVLILCLLGAVGAVLMPGLFGIISATFMSFTAGLLLILMVAVPPLLVSAAETGRLSAGNFLVGYTIAFIVPMIGGLVSDASGDIRHAFWVIIAYGVLVLPIAFSLKLERSS from the coding sequence GTGAAGACTAACTCAATACCCGCTGCTGCTGAACACAGCAGCACCCTACCGCCACCGGCAGTTACCCTGCTTCCGGTGGCGGTTTTACTTTGGCTGGCCGGTGCTTACCTACGCATACCCATCCTGGTTGCGCCACCTTTAGCACCGTACATTGCCGACGAGTTGGCTTTGTCGCAAACTCTGACCGGCGCATTGACCACCTTACCTATTCTGATGCTGGCCATTGGCGCCATGCCCGGTTCCCTGGCTATTTCCCGCATCGGCCCACGCAATACTCTGGCCCTGGCCATACTGATCATGACCATCGGATCTGCCGCCCGTGGCATTGCGCCGGACACCACTTTGTTGATGGTCGCAGGCGTCGTTATGGGCCTGGGTATTGCCATGATGCAACCGGCGCTGCCGGCACTGCTGCCGCGTTGGCTGGCACCCCACCATATGGCCATGGGCGCGGCAATTTATATGAACGGCATGCTGATGGGTGAGTTCATCGGCGCCGGGATAACCCTGCCGGTGGTAATGCCGCTGTTGGGTGAGAGCTGGCGCGCTACCTTGATTGCCTGGTCGCTGCCGGCTCTGCTGGTGGCTGCGGCGCTTTTCCTACCCAAGCGTGATCTGGCACGGCCCACCCGAAAAGTGGCCTGGCTGCCAGATTGGAATAACCCGCTGACCCTGCGGATTGGCCTGCTGCTGGGCGTATCCAGCTCGTTGTTTTTCGGTTTCAACGCGTACATGAGTAACCTGCTAGAACAGCGTGGTGAACTGGACCAGCTCACCGATGCCCTGTTCTGGTTCAACTTTGCGCAAGTGGTGGCATCTCTTCTGATGCTGAAAATGGCGCGCTTTTGGGTGGGGCGCAAAAGCCCTCTGATTATCGTGCTGATTTTATGCCTGCTGGGAGCCGTCGGCGCCGTGCTGATGCCTGGATTGTTTGGCATTATCAGCGCTACCTTTATGAGCTTCACCGCTGGACTTCTGCTGATCTTGATGGTGGCCGTGCCGCCACTGTTGGTGTCCGCGGCCGAAACCGGACGCTTATCGGCGGGTAACTTTCTGGTGGGCTACACCATCGCTTTCATCGTGCCGATGATCGGCGGCTTGGTATCAGACGCCAGCGGCGACATCCGCCACGCGTTCTGGGTAATAATCGCTTACGGCGTACTAGTATTGCCCATCGCGTTCAGCCTGAAGCTGGAACGCAGCTCATAA
- a CDS encoding ectoine synthase: protein MKIVRVEDIIGTEREVHGPGWTSRRMLLKKDGMGFSFHETIIPAGAELNLWYKHHLEAVYCVAGNGTITDKATGETHEISDGTLYALDKHDQHTLRGGTEDMRLTCSFNPPVTGQEVHDEDGAYLPDTSED, encoded by the coding sequence ATGAAAATTGTACGAGTTGAGGACATTATCGGTACCGAACGTGAAGTGCACGGCCCAGGCTGGACCAGCCGTCGTATGCTGCTGAAAAAAGACGGTATGGGTTTCTCTTTTCACGAAACAATCATTCCGGCAGGCGCCGAACTGAACCTGTGGTACAAGCATCACCTGGAAGCGGTTTATTGCGTAGCCGGCAACGGCACGATTACGGACAAAGCAACGGGTGAAACCCACGAGATTTCCGACGGCACGCTTTACGCACTCGACAAGCACGATCAGCACACCCTTCGCGGTGGCACTGAAGACATGCGCCTGACCTGCTCCTTCAACCCGCCCGTCACCGGACAAGAAGTACACGACGAAGACGGTGCATACCTGCCGGATACCAGTGAAGACTAA
- a CDS encoding GTPase/DUF3482 domain-containing protein, which produces MNQAPVFAVVGHPNKGKSSIVATLSQNDAIAIALEPGTTRRSHAYPLQVDGQVLYTLVDTPGFQRPRRVLEWLEAHSVSASDRAATVAAFATQHRGNLQFSDECELLAPLIDGAGIIYVVDGSVPYSPQHEAEMTILRWTGRPSLALINSIGDEDYGDTWQAALGQFFQIVRKFDAVRAPFEQHLSLLRAFGQLEPAWEKPLETATGFLDRQRQQRKQQAATLMAQTLQQMMGYRHSRSLAENLAASASSHNKGALASELRKSWYQHQRQREHQLRGDIQQLYQHRQLQRQEAELEWQSEHDLFSEDSSQLWGVNKGYLAGVGFGAGAVGGVGIDALTFGASFGTGALIGGIIGAAGSYFYGDRLPLPTLKIGPLRDGVKTASFGPVPDTQFGYVVLGRALSHWWHVSDRNHAGRAPLALGTPDSHWLDSLSKQHRNTLHRALEKARKGKAADLSDQHKLGQVITHAMKAYNEWQLKNM; this is translated from the coding sequence ATGAATCAGGCTCCGGTATTTGCCGTGGTGGGTCACCCTAACAAAGGCAAATCTTCGATCGTCGCGACATTGTCCCAAAATGATGCCATCGCTATTGCGCTGGAACCTGGCACCACCCGCCGCAGCCATGCCTACCCGTTGCAGGTAGACGGGCAAGTGCTTTACACCCTGGTGGACACGCCAGGCTTTCAACGCCCGCGACGGGTACTTGAGTGGTTGGAAGCTCATAGCGTTTCGGCATCAGACCGAGCCGCCACGGTAGCTGCGTTTGCTACCCAGCATCGCGGTAATCTGCAGTTCAGCGACGAATGCGAACTGCTGGCACCGTTAATAGACGGCGCCGGCATTATTTACGTGGTCGACGGTTCGGTGCCATACAGCCCTCAGCACGAAGCAGAAATGACCATATTACGCTGGACCGGGCGCCCCAGCTTGGCGCTCATCAACAGCATTGGCGATGAAGACTACGGCGACACCTGGCAGGCGGCGCTGGGGCAATTCTTTCAGATTGTGCGCAAGTTCGATGCAGTTCGGGCGCCTTTCGAGCAACATCTAAGCCTTTTGCGGGCTTTCGGCCAGCTCGAACCGGCCTGGGAAAAACCCCTTGAAACCGCCACCGGATTTCTCGACCGCCAGCGCCAGCAACGCAAGCAACAAGCTGCCACGCTGATGGCGCAAACCCTGCAGCAAATGATGGGCTACCGTCACAGCCGTAGCTTAGCGGAAAACCTAGCTGCCAGTGCCTCCAGCCATAACAAGGGCGCCCTTGCCTCCGAGCTTCGCAAGAGCTGGTATCAGCATCAGCGCCAGCGTGAACATCAGCTGCGAGGCGATATTCAGCAGCTGTACCAACACCGCCAGCTACAACGCCAGGAAGCCGAGCTGGAATGGCAAAGTGAACACGATCTGTTTTCAGAAGACAGCAGCCAGCTCTGGGGCGTGAACAAAGGCTACCTGGCGGGGGTCGGTTTTGGCGCTGGTGCCGTCGGGGGTGTTGGTATTGACGCCCTGACGTTCGGTGCATCTTTTGGCACCGGAGCCCTGATCGGCGGCATAATCGGCGCTGCCGGCAGCTATTTTTATGGTGACCGCCTGCCGTTGCCCACGCTAAAGATAGGGCCTCTTCGCGACGGTGTGAAAACCGCCAGCTTCGGCCCAGTGCCGGACACCCAGTTTGGCTACGTGGTGTTAGGCCGGGCGCTGAGTCACTGGTGGCATGTAAGCGACCGAAACCACGCTGGGCGGGCGCCGCTTGCGCTTGGCACCCCCGACAGCCACTGGTTGGACAGCCTGTCAAAACAGCATCGCAACACTTTGCACCGGGCTCTGGAAAAAGCCCGAAAAGGCAAGGCCGCAGACCTTAGCGATCAGCACAAACTGGGGCAGGTGATTACCCACGCTATGAAGGCTTATAACGAATGGCAGTTGAAAAACATGTGA